Genomic segment of uncultured Desulfobacter sp.:
TATCAAGGCGACTGTCATAGAGGCTGCACTTGGCCTGCAGGCAATCTTGCTTGAAAAATGGGCACTGGGTGTCGTCTAAACGTGCCATAATTAAACTTTCTCCTTTATTTTTTTTGATGCAGCCTGAAGGGTGAACCCCTCATCCACGAAACGCTTGAATGTCTTGATCTCGGCTATGTGCTGGGCGGTATATCTTCGGTAGGCAATTTCGCCACACCTGACCTTGAACGGT
This window contains:
- a CDS encoding MerR family transcriptional regulator, which encodes MKNSLSISDASRETGLSQKQLRSYEARGYISEPFKVRCGEIAYRRYTAQHIAEIKTFKRFVDEGFTLQAASKKIKEKV